Genomic DNA from Klebsiella variicola:
GCTTCTTATGTCGCGCTGGCGGCAGTATTAACCTCGTCGGTGGTTTATGCCGACCCGACCAGCTATACGCATTCGTCCGGCGCCACGGTTATTGATATTGAAAAGCCGAACGCCGCCGGCGTCTCCCATAACCTGTACCGCGACTTCAACGTTGGCACCAATGGCACCATCCTCAATAACAGCGGCGATGATGTCAGCCACAGCACCTTTGGCAATATCGCCCGTAACAATAATCTGACCGCCGGCAGCGCCTCGGTGATTTTGAACGAGGTGACCTCCAAAAACGCCAGTAGCCTGAAGGGCTTTATCGAAGTTAACGGTCAGAAAGCGGACGTGGTGATCGCCAACCCGAACGGCATCACCTGCTCCGGCTGTAGCTTTGTCAATACCAACAAGGCCATCCTGACCACCGGTAAAGTCAACATGACCAGTGACGGCGCCATCGGCAGCTATACCGTAACGGGCGGCACCCTCACCATCGGCGAAAATGGCATGAACGCCGCTAACGGCTACGCGGTTCTGCTCGCCGACGCGATTAAGATTAACGGTAAAGTACAGGCCAATAATGCCCTGGTCAGCGCAGGTCGCTTCACCATGGATAACAGCTCTGGCGCGATAACCTCTGCAGGTAAACAAGCGACGCTTATCGAAATGACGGTCAACCCGCAGTACAGCATCGACGTCAGCAGCCTTGGCGGCATCACCGCCAACAGCATCAGCATGGTCGGCAACAACATCGGCTTTGGCGTACGTAACCAGGGCTCCATTGTCGCTAACAGCACGCTGCAGCTCACCAGCAACGGTAACCTGCTGAACAAAGGGACAATAACGGGCAAAGGTTTGCTGAGCCAGGTTTCCACCGCCACGGGGATCACCAATGACGGCAGCATCGCCGGCGCTTATTACTTAATGCTTTCCAGTGGGAGCTCTATCGTCAATACTGGATCGCTCACCGGCGGCCAGCTGATTGCCTCCGCCAACAGTAACATCACGAGCTTTAAATCCGGTTCGATCACCGGCACCAACGGTTTAACGCTGACCAGCGGCGGGAAAATCAGCAACGAGGAAAAATCCTCATTGCTGTCAAATAACCAGATTTCCATCACGGCGATGGGCGATTTCTTCAATGAAGGCAAAATCAGCGCCAAAAATACCAGCCTGACGTTTGTTGGCGACAGCTTTAAAAACACCGGCAACATTAACTCTACCGGCCAAACCACCATTCAGTCGCTTAAGCAGGATGGCAGCGCAAACAGCGGGGAAATCTATAACCTCGGTAATATCACAGGCGAAAATATCAACCTGCAGACCAACGGTACGCTGGCGCAAAGCACCAGCGGTCGCATGGAAGCCACCAATGCCATTACCGCCCACAGCTACTGGCTGAATCAAAATGGTTATATGAAGGCGGCCGATATCACCACCGATCATGGCGTGGTAAGCAACAATGGCACTATCAATGCAAAGAATATTTCAATCACGACCTACTCAGATATCACCAACGAAGGGCAGATCAGCAGCACCGGCGACCTGACCTTAAATACCAAAAATAAAGG
This window encodes:
- a CDS encoding filamentous hemagglutinin N-terminal domain-containing protein, translated to MFKFKASYVALAAVLTSSVVYADPTSYTHSSGATVIDIEKPNAAGVSHNLYRDFNVGTNGTILNNSGDDVSHSTFGNIARNNNLTAGSASVILNEVTSKNASSLKGFIEVNGQKADVVIANPNGITCSGCSFVNTNKAILTTGKVNMTSDGAIGSYTVTGGTLTIGENGMNAANGYAVLLADAIKINGKVQANNALVSAGRFTMDNSSGAITSAGKQATLIEMTVNPQYSIDVSSLGGITANSISMVGNNIGFGVRNQGSIVANSTLQLTSNGNLLNKGTITGKGLLSQVSTATGITNDGSIAGAYYLMLSSGSSIVNTGSLTGGQLIASANSNITSFKSGSITGTNGLTLTSGGKISNEEKSSLLSNNQISITAMGDFFNEGKISAKNTSLTFVGDSFKNTGNINSTGQTTIQSLKQDGSANSGEIYNLGNITGENINLQTNGTLAQSTSGRMEATNAITAHSYWLNQNGYMKAADITTDHGVVSNNGTINAKNISITTYSDITNEGQISSTGDLTLNTKNKGAIYNYSTLSAGGNMTLTATKVVNGGKSCGILGLAKCGVGTLTADKLVLNSSQKYVSDMGGKQYFKSTEVNTVK